The Gracilimonas sediminicola sequence CCGCCATTGTGCTTGCCGAGCATGGCTTCAAGGTAAACATCATTACAAAAGAACTTCCCAAACAAACCACTTCGGCCGTAGCTGCCGCCATCTGGTTTCCTTATGAAGCCTACCCGACAAACAAAGTAAACAGTTGGAGCCGCAGGTCGCTTTTAAGATTCAAGCATCTTGCCCAGAATGAAGACTCCGGGGTCTCTTTCATCCCCTTCACAGCCTATCTCGACACCCGCCAAAAACCGTGGTGGCTGGATGCTTTACCTGGCGAGAATATCCTTGATGACGACGTTCAGCATCCGGTTCACCCCGGATACAAAGGATACACCCTTAATGTGCCTTTGATAGAAACTCCCATCTACCTGGAATACCTTTTGAATCGTTTTAAAGAATCAGGCGGGGAAATAATCAAGCAGGAAGTTACCTCTGTTGAAGAACTTGAAGCATACTTCCCGGTGGTGAATTGCACCGGACTGGACGCAAAGCATTTGTTTAATGACGAGCAACTGTACCCCATTCAGGGACAGGTTGTGAGAGTAGCTCCAGATCAGAAGATTCAGGGAATGGCTACTGAATATGAGCTTGGCGATCAGGAAATGGCATACATTATTCCCCGGAGAGATGGGATCATCTTAGGTGGTTCTGCCAAAAAGCATCAAACTTCTACCAAAGCTGATCCCTCCCTTACAGAACGAATCCTTACATATTGCTCGGAATTTGAACCTGCTGTTTTGGAACTGCCGGTATTGGATGTGAAAGTTGGATTGCGGCCCGGAAGACCAGAAATCCGACTGGAAAAGGATCCGCAATTGCCGGTAATTCATAATTATGGACATGGCGGTGCCGGCTATACGGTATCTTGGGGATGTGCAGAAGAGGTATTGAAACTCCTCTGATCACTTCCCGGTTTCTTCATCAATTCTTTACCTGGATGCGCTACCCTTCAAAAGTTCGAATTTCAGGGCTTTGACATCTGGCTCCGGCATTTAATACCTTTTGAGAAGTTATACTGACTGTTGCTTAAGACAGATAAAGGAACTGTCGATAACCACAGGGTAAATTTCAGAAACAATAATCATTTAAAAATAAATTTTTCCAAGAGAATGGTCTCCAGAATAGGTTTTACGATTGCAGTGTTCGCTGCATTTTTTTTGAACGCTAATGCACAAGAGAACAGCAACTTTAATTTTTCAGGGAATGCCAGGTTTGCTTATGTCAGCTCC is a genomic window containing:
- a CDS encoding FAD-dependent oxidoreductase, whose product is MKNKNHITVLGAGVSGLTTAIVLAEHGFKVNIITKELPKQTTSAVAAAIWFPYEAYPTNKVNSWSRRSLLRFKHLAQNEDSGVSFIPFTAYLDTRQKPWWLDALPGENILDDDVQHPVHPGYKGYTLNVPLIETPIYLEYLLNRFKESGGEIIKQEVTSVEELEAYFPVVNCTGLDAKHLFNDEQLYPIQGQVVRVAPDQKIQGMATEYELGDQEMAYIIPRRDGIILGGSAKKHQTSTKADPSLTERILTYCSEFEPAVLELPVLDVKVGLRPGRPEIRLEKDPQLPVIHNYGHGGAGYTVSWGCAEEVLKLL